One stretch of Roseimicrobium sp. ORNL1 DNA includes these proteins:
- a CDS encoding polysaccharide ABC transporter ATP-binding protein — protein MSRPVIRVERLSKCYRLGEVSTGTLVHDANRWWHRVRGKPDPYTKIGSQNHNKTAITDIDLWALNDVNFEVKQGEIVGILGRNGAGKSTLLKILSRITTPTEGVAKVRGRLASLLEVGTGFHPELTGRENIFLNGAILGMTHAEVAAKFDEIAAFAGVEKFLDTPVKRYSSGMYVRLAFSVAAHLEPDVLVVDEVLAVGDADFQKRCIDRMDAVAKTGRTVLFVSHNLGAVEALCNTVIRLSGGKLAAHSHDVSGEISRYLAASDRDSGTNLPLAFSHEITLTKFEAAPSQVRQGKSVKIDVTLESNRATRLTDCALIILDLKGTRIAVVDPRMDGTIPTKLSEGSYHLTFDIKSVPLVPGTYKVGLYVVADMTRHSVMGLVEVTVLEDSVSNFVPYPVEHRGLVNLDFEVHQGQ, from the coding sequence GTGAGTCGTCCCGTTATTCGAGTAGAGCGCCTGTCCAAGTGTTACAGGCTCGGAGAAGTCAGCACCGGCACTCTGGTGCATGATGCCAACCGCTGGTGGCACCGGGTTCGAGGAAAGCCGGATCCCTATACCAAGATCGGGAGCCAAAATCACAACAAGACCGCCATCACGGACATCGATCTCTGGGCGCTGAATGATGTGAACTTCGAGGTCAAGCAAGGCGAGATCGTCGGCATCCTGGGGCGCAATGGCGCGGGCAAAAGCACCTTGCTCAAGATTCTCTCGCGCATCACCACCCCCACTGAGGGTGTCGCCAAGGTCAGAGGCCGCCTCGCCAGCCTGCTGGAAGTCGGCACCGGCTTTCACCCGGAACTGACCGGAAGGGAGAACATCTTCCTGAATGGAGCCATACTCGGCATGACGCACGCCGAGGTGGCTGCGAAGTTCGATGAGATCGCGGCCTTCGCCGGAGTGGAGAAGTTCCTCGATACCCCGGTCAAGCGGTACAGCTCCGGCATGTACGTGCGGCTGGCCTTCTCAGTAGCCGCCCACCTTGAACCGGATGTGCTCGTAGTGGATGAAGTGCTGGCCGTAGGTGACGCGGACTTCCAGAAGCGCTGTATCGACCGCATGGATGCCGTCGCAAAGACAGGGCGCACGGTGCTCTTCGTAAGCCACAACCTCGGAGCGGTGGAGGCCCTGTGCAATACGGTGATCCGCTTGTCCGGTGGGAAGCTCGCGGCTCACAGCCATGATGTCTCTGGGGAAATCTCACGCTATCTTGCCGCGAGCGACAGGGATAGTGGCACGAACCTTCCCCTGGCCTTTTCTCACGAGATCACCCTCACGAAGTTCGAGGCAGCACCCAGCCAGGTGCGCCAGGGGAAGTCGGTGAAGATTGACGTGACGCTGGAATCCAATCGCGCGACCCGGCTCACGGATTGCGCGCTGATCATCCTGGATCTCAAAGGCACACGCATCGCCGTGGTGGATCCGCGTATGGATGGAACCATTCCCACGAAGCTCTCCGAGGGCAGTTACCACCTCACCTTTGACATCAAGTCCGTCCCCCTCGTGCCGGGGACCTACAAGGTCGGGCTCTATGTCGTGGCAGACATGACACGGCATAGCGTCATGGGTCTGGTGGAAGTCACCGTGCTCGAAGACTCCGTCAGCAACTTCGTCCCCTACCCCGTGGAACACCGCGGCCTGGTGAACCTGGACTTCGAAGTCCACCAGGGTCAATAG
- a CDS encoding FkbM family methyltransferase produces the protein MQRIKDYIAILRLRVKGYFPYFGAKIFSPPSSILFRRVRREGVFERVVAQRMQHLAKSDTWFFDIGANLGLMSVPVLANNPKVKAVSIEPSPNSFPYLSKTREASAFRDRWNVVSKAVSNTKGKVDFVLADSGNSAFEGMKNTGRVDMSRTISVETSPLDDIWAEFGRPDVSLIKIDVEGAECLVLQGAEALLKQCRPTIILEWTPANLGAYGVAVEDLLTFASERGYRVFDLDNILPIQEAEHLRMLCQLRQENFILVPLDLPSR, from the coding sequence ATGCAACGAATCAAGGATTACATCGCCATCCTTCGCCTCCGGGTGAAAGGATACTTCCCCTACTTTGGAGCGAAGATATTCAGCCCTCCGAGCAGCATTCTCTTCCGGCGCGTCCGGAGGGAGGGCGTGTTTGAGCGCGTTGTGGCGCAGCGCATGCAGCACTTGGCAAAGTCGGACACCTGGTTCTTCGACATCGGAGCGAATCTCGGGCTCATGTCCGTGCCCGTGCTGGCAAACAATCCCAAAGTGAAGGCGGTTTCCATCGAGCCTTCGCCGAACTCATTTCCGTACCTGAGCAAAACCCGCGAGGCCTCGGCTTTCCGGGACAGATGGAATGTGGTGTCGAAGGCCGTGAGCAATACCAAGGGCAAGGTGGACTTCGTCCTCGCCGATTCCGGCAACAGCGCCTTCGAAGGCATGAAGAACACCGGCCGGGTGGACATGAGCCGTACCATCTCCGTCGAGACGAGCCCGCTCGACGATATCTGGGCGGAGTTTGGACGTCCCGATGTGTCTCTCATCAAGATCGATGTGGAGGGCGCTGAATGCCTGGTGCTCCAGGGTGCTGAGGCACTGCTCAAGCAATGCCGCCCGACGATCATCCTGGAGTGGACCCCGGCAAACCTGGGCGCCTATGGCGTGGCCGTCGAGGACCTGCTGACCTTTGCCTCCGAACGCGGCTATCGCGTGTTCGACCTCGATAACATCCTGCCCATTCAGGAGGCTGAACACCTGCGCATGCTCTGCCAACTCAGGCAGGAAAACTTCATTCTTGTCCCCCTCGATCTCCCATCTCGATAA
- a CDS encoding methyltransferase domain-containing protein, whose product MKSLFLKVAKRVAPKFGLRVTESSDPRNFFHAFFYLRHTGCRLEHLASLRLPVRGQRVLEVGAGIGDHSRYYRDRGCQITITEPREDNLALLRYRFPDADIRKHDLEAPGPELDNETFDITHCYGTLYHLGNPEATLEYLAKLTRGMLLLETCVSFGDKLEINLVPENLADPTQATSGSGCRPTRPWLFEQLKKSFPYVYVPVTQPNHPEFPTDWTRPELHTAPLTRAIFIASRTPLTNDQLTTSLPPVQEKHP is encoded by the coding sequence ATGAAATCTCTCTTCTTGAAAGTAGCGAAGCGCGTGGCGCCCAAGTTTGGCCTGCGGGTCACGGAGTCCTCCGATCCGAGGAACTTTTTCCACGCGTTTTTCTATCTGCGTCATACCGGATGCCGCCTTGAGCACCTGGCGAGTCTGCGGTTGCCCGTTCGTGGGCAGCGCGTGCTGGAAGTCGGCGCCGGCATTGGAGATCACTCGCGCTACTACCGCGATCGCGGCTGCCAGATTACGATCACGGAGCCGCGCGAAGACAATCTTGCCCTCCTGCGATACCGCTTCCCTGACGCAGACATTCGCAAGCACGACCTCGAAGCCCCAGGACCGGAACTGGACAATGAAACCTTCGACATCACCCACTGCTACGGAACCCTGTATCACCTGGGAAATCCCGAGGCCACGCTTGAGTATCTGGCCAAGCTGACGCGCGGCATGCTCCTTCTGGAAACCTGCGTTTCGTTCGGCGACAAACTGGAGATCAACCTCGTTCCCGAAAACCTTGCAGACCCCACGCAGGCGACGTCGGGATCCGGCTGCAGGCCGACGCGGCCCTGGCTCTTTGAGCAACTGAAGAAGTCCTTCCCCTACGTGTACGTGCCGGTGACCCAGCCGAATCATCCGGAGTTTCCCACGGACTGGACCCGTCCGGAGTTGCACACGGCGCCGCTCACCCGCGCCATCTTCATTGCCTCAAGAACTCCGCTGACGAATGACCAGCTCACGACCAGCCTGCCCCCGGTGCAAGAGAAGCATCCCTGA
- a CDS encoding glycosyltransferase: MVESPVMPGLHTTSVTNSKHPSTTPRISVILPTRNARSFLSERIQSILKQTVTDWELVACDSHSEDGTWEYLESFAGDSRVHLHRIPVEGLYAGWNDCLKRATGEYIYIATADDTMDADCLEKLSRALDENPNADLALCPVGWIDEEGNAISGSQREIHRFLDAHLSEGRTRISKESMFLMLASFSWGVGSVTGLLFRRSLLKRTGMFPTDLAFLGDAEWSLRASLATDVIWVGNTKATWRVHPTQASKKFSLQEAWHFREALRRVLDDPKSPIPVSWKEVHDWRKLLLRPRTLQAEMCTNLTRANIINHRKRALQWCIDAWRVSPGILFRRMVTGFGIGSDWSRPASSIFEEWLGIFNPSWPPVRLHTDRVPTHAARRTINAPSQTKAEVATNSAEDQASPSGSSVRKATHLLLISTDFQDGGGGHLCLLRHAKRLNASGIPTSLLTQELHRERVKHKFFGKSDFDAVYLIPRRRWFWPPMFYRLPWTIALRRFLIVLDGVMTILRARPNGILMAFNGSSLSLWSRLANKLRIPTGVIVYDLRELWAESPQERRKMQADTRGTLKRASVLWFVCEELQEEYLRRVPDLDPALCRILPPIPGRIQVPPPQWREEFSESTTITFAGGLKSSNHDVFRALMSEMRESNGRLVIITQEKRLASLEQELGDYRDVLELRAIPENPPDGIKWAAANSTCLLVHYSFDTAAEELSLTSFPSKLLEYSHLGLPILIAAPANTTVGKWAQRVDWPLWLDSLEPAKIQDALERLKHEDFWHFCVHKSREYAEGDFCPDVIHENFTADICEMLGKPAGSLGRSA, translated from the coding sequence ATGGTCGAGTCTCCCGTAATGCCGGGTCTTCACACAACTTCGGTCACCAACTCGAAGCATCCGTCCACCACGCCGCGGATCTCTGTGATCCTGCCGACGCGCAATGCACGGAGCTTTCTCAGCGAGCGGATTCAAAGCATCCTCAAGCAAACGGTCACTGACTGGGAGCTTGTTGCCTGTGACAGTCACTCGGAAGACGGGACCTGGGAGTATCTCGAATCCTTTGCCGGCGATTCACGAGTGCACCTTCATCGGATACCGGTGGAGGGTTTGTATGCGGGCTGGAATGATTGTCTCAAGCGCGCCACTGGCGAGTACATCTACATCGCCACGGCGGACGACACCATGGATGCGGATTGCCTTGAAAAGCTTTCGCGCGCCCTGGATGAGAATCCCAATGCGGACCTCGCACTCTGCCCCGTCGGTTGGATTGACGAGGAGGGCAATGCCATTTCGGGAAGCCAGCGGGAGATACACCGGTTTCTCGATGCCCACCTGAGCGAAGGCCGGACCCGGATTTCGAAGGAATCGATGTTCCTCATGCTGGCCAGCTTTTCCTGGGGCGTGGGGAGTGTGACGGGCCTGCTGTTCCGCCGCAGTCTATTGAAACGCACGGGCATGTTTCCGACCGACCTGGCATTCCTCGGAGATGCCGAGTGGTCTTTGAGAGCGAGTCTGGCCACGGACGTCATCTGGGTCGGGAATACCAAAGCCACCTGGCGCGTGCACCCCACCCAGGCGTCCAAGAAATTCTCCCTGCAAGAAGCGTGGCACTTCAGGGAAGCGCTGAGAAGGGTACTGGATGACCCAAAATCCCCCATCCCTGTCAGTTGGAAAGAAGTGCATGATTGGCGAAAGCTATTGCTTCGTCCGCGCACCTTGCAGGCGGAAATGTGCACCAACCTGACACGGGCAAACATCATCAATCATCGAAAGCGTGCACTCCAGTGGTGCATCGATGCCTGGCGGGTCTCGCCCGGCATTCTCTTCCGCCGCATGGTCACGGGCTTCGGCATTGGCTCGGACTGGTCTCGCCCAGCCTCATCCATCTTTGAGGAATGGCTGGGCATCTTCAATCCTTCATGGCCTCCCGTGCGCCTGCATACGGACAGAGTCCCGACGCATGCTGCACGCAGAACCATCAACGCTCCTTCGCAAACAAAAGCGGAAGTGGCAACGAACAGCGCGGAAGACCAAGCTTCTCCTTCCGGATCCAGTGTCCGGAAAGCCACGCACTTGCTGCTGATATCCACCGACTTCCAGGATGGAGGGGGAGGGCATCTGTGTCTGCTGCGTCACGCCAAACGATTGAATGCCTCAGGCATTCCCACCAGCCTCCTGACGCAGGAACTGCATCGCGAGCGCGTGAAGCACAAGTTCTTTGGGAAGTCCGACTTCGATGCCGTGTACCTGATCCCGCGGCGCAGATGGTTCTGGCCTCCGATGTTCTACCGGCTCCCGTGGACCATCGCGCTCAGGAGATTTCTCATCGTCCTGGACGGCGTCATGACCATCCTCCGCGCCAGGCCAAATGGCATCCTCATGGCCTTCAATGGGAGTAGCCTCTCACTCTGGTCCCGGCTGGCAAACAAGCTGCGCATCCCCACGGGCGTCATCGTCTACGATCTTCGTGAGTTGTGGGCCGAGTCCCCTCAAGAACGAAGGAAGATGCAGGCGGATACGCGTGGCACGCTGAAGCGTGCTTCCGTGCTGTGGTTTGTTTGCGAAGAACTGCAGGAGGAATACCTGCGACGCGTGCCCGATCTTGACCCTGCTCTCTGCCGCATCCTGCCCCCCATTCCGGGCCGCATCCAGGTGCCACCACCCCAGTGGCGGGAGGAGTTTAGCGAAAGCACGACCATCACCTTCGCCGGTGGTCTGAAGTCCTCGAACCACGATGTCTTCCGCGCCCTGATGTCCGAAATGCGAGAGTCCAATGGTCGTCTCGTGATCATCACTCAAGAGAAGAGACTCGCATCGCTGGAGCAGGAACTGGGCGACTATCGCGACGTATTGGAGTTGCGCGCCATCCCGGAAAATCCTCCGGATGGCATCAAGTGGGCCGCAGCAAACTCCACCTGCCTGCTCGTACATTACAGTTTTGATACCGCAGCGGAGGAGCTTTCCCTGACAAGCTTCCCCAGCAAGCTGCTGGAGTACTCTCACCTCGGTCTGCCCATCCTGATTGCCGCGCCTGCGAATACAACGGTGGGCAAGTGGGCGCAGAGAGTCGACTGGCCGCTGTGGCTTGACTCCCTGGAGCCCGCGAAGATACAGGACGCGCTGGAGCGTCTGAAGCACGAGGACTTCTGGCACTTCTGTGTCCACAAGAGTCGTGAATATGCCGAGGGCGATTTCTGTCCGGATGTGATTCACGAAAACTTCACGGCGGACATCTGTGAAATGTTGGGCAAGCCTGCAGGTTCTCTTGGGCGCAGTGCCTGA
- a CDS encoding acyltransferase has protein sequence MGHFRLLLALLVVVAHTIPPGTLTVIHGEVAVRLFFAVSGFYMAMILAEKYRAGHPGRLWLFYSNRALRILPQLWMAILAEVALAFILLGFGSLPEGHWLTDLRRLFHEGHLGLLTAYITAQLSGFGVDCFFLFSLSPDLIPSLYAGKMEGFIRGWRPLPLAHAWSISCELCFYVAAPFLTRLRSWGLALVILGSALLLMALPRLTSPSFASVAGSFWFPMQFGYFVLGILSYRVYDKVRTFTPSTGLNGVRIGIVAALGLSMVFYTPLAALSHTLSQILLYGLAALAIPVLFQWSVRSKWDRSVGELSYPVYLVHITVKTALLAPWINALFGGAFQNPFVYMLTTMTISCGLSWVMLRLIDLPINQWRQSRVLKAYARRSG, from the coding sequence ATGGGTCACTTCCGATTGCTGCTCGCCCTCCTGGTGGTGGTGGCACACACCATACCTCCCGGTACGCTTACCGTGATTCATGGTGAGGTGGCGGTGAGACTCTTCTTCGCGGTGTCAGGCTTCTACATGGCCATGATCCTGGCGGAAAAATATCGTGCCGGTCACCCTGGCCGCCTGTGGCTCTTCTATTCCAACCGCGCACTGCGCATCCTTCCGCAGCTGTGGATGGCGATCCTGGCGGAAGTGGCCCTCGCCTTTATCCTTCTCGGGTTTGGTTCCCTTCCCGAGGGTCACTGGCTGACGGATCTCCGCAGACTATTTCATGAGGGGCATCTGGGCCTGCTGACGGCATACATCACTGCGCAGCTTTCCGGATTCGGAGTGGACTGCTTCTTTCTCTTCTCCCTCTCTCCGGATCTCATCCCCTCACTCTATGCCGGCAAGATGGAGGGATTCATTCGCGGCTGGAGGCCGCTGCCCCTGGCGCATGCATGGAGCATCTCATGCGAGTTGTGCTTTTACGTCGCGGCTCCGTTTCTGACTCGCTTGCGCAGTTGGGGTCTTGCTCTTGTCATCCTCGGAAGCGCACTGCTTCTCATGGCACTGCCCAGGCTGACGTCCCCTTCCTTCGCCTCGGTCGCGGGTAGTTTTTGGTTTCCGATGCAATTCGGCTACTTCGTCCTCGGGATTCTTTCTTACCGCGTGTACGATAAGGTAAGGACGTTTACTCCTTCGACTGGTCTGAACGGGGTACGCATTGGCATTGTTGCCGCTCTTGGGCTGTCGATGGTGTTCTATACTCCGCTGGCAGCTTTGAGCCATACGCTGAGCCAAATATTGCTTTACGGACTCGCAGCACTTGCGATTCCCGTTCTTTTTCAATGGAGCGTACGGTCGAAATGGGACCGCTCCGTGGGAGAGTTGTCATACCCCGTATATTTGGTGCACATTACGGTCAAAACGGCGCTGCTTGCTCCCTGGATCAACGCCCTCTTTGGCGGCGCGTTTCAAAACCCTTTCGTTTACATGCTGACCACCATGACCATTTCATGCGGACTGAGCTGGGTCATGCTTCGTCTCATTGATCTCCCCATCAATCAATGGCGACAATCCCGGGTGCTCAAGGCCTATGCCCGGCGGAGCGGCTAG